From Plasmodium brasilianum strain Bolivian I chromosome 2, whole genome shotgun sequence, one genomic window encodes:
- a CDS encoding hypothetical protein (Plasmodium exported protein) has protein sequence MKEKSNKFSFFIKISIITVLILTSQSSNDSTVFDKSLGKEIFPKNKNRSVRFSRLLQGNERASKNYKNFNQNLVNLAGPYDNHFEEQYNSNMQDETFQRDFNKILNKINSGIMPNTSRGNTYYVITSNNSNDHGTSRKHHNETYKYYDNDEEIEEERNEVTPIYAQKYNDSYDKRRGRVPSKNNEIVLYTPKEKEGSSKIVKYLRKKNANYESALISAMSKNNKQMGTIMGIPYNKGLLKATSPIWTTTLGSILISPIAYASPYVLFSFASIIASVIFVLTRYFKCHRTLKRCAAYECHKKALMDK, from the exons ATGAAAGAAAAGTCAAATAAATTCTCtttctttattaaaatttctataattaccgttttaatattaacatcTCAGAGCTCTAATGAC TCAACTGTCTTTGATAAATCATTGGGTAAGGAAATTTTCcccaaaaataaaaatcgaAGTGTCAGATTTAGCAGATTATTACAGGGAAATGAAAGAgcttcaaaaaattataaaaatttcaatCAAAATTTAGTGAATTTAGCAGGTCCATATGATAACCATTTTGAAGAACAATATAATTCAAACATGCAAGATGAAACATTTCAGAGagattttaataaaatattgaataaaataaacagtGGCATTATGCCTAATACTTCAAGAGGTAATACTTATTATGTAATTACGTCCAATAATTCAAATGATCATGGAACTTCTAGAAAACACCATAatgaaacatataaatattatgataatgaCGAAGAAATAGAAGAAGAAAGAAATGAAGTAACACCAATTTAtgcacaaaaatataatgattcTTATGATAAAAGACGTGGAAGAGTACcatcaaaaaataatgaaattgtGCTATATACaccaaaagaaaaagaaggtTCATCAAAGATAGTTAAGTacttaagaaaaaaaaatgcaaactATGAATCTGCATTAATAAGTGCAAtgtcaaaaaataataaacaaatggGAACAATTATGGGAATTCCTTATAATAAGGGTTTGCTTAAGGCTACATCCCCAATTTGGACCACCACTTTGGGATCTATTTTAATTAGTCCCATTGCGTATGCTTCACCATACGTTTTGTTCTCATTTGCATCAATTATTGCATCAGTGATATTTGTTTTGACAAGATATTTCAAATGCCATAGAACGCTTAAACGTTGTGCAGCATATGAATGTCATAAAAAGGCTTTAAtggataaataa